The proteins below are encoded in one region of Halobaculum roseum:
- a CDS encoding cobalamin biosynthesis protein, producing the protein MSDPVEVADSVEGEPPRPDPPDDLLRSTPATAYLWGRVAADGSVADGTVTIRAGDAAAADRIAALFGGADTDLTSEVTEREYAHNTDVTRTSDEYVVTAKTPAADRAAAAFGLPTAGDESGGYRFSALDDHRRQLLRGLVEGCGTVCYKSDANAVGISFVHDDEALLSTVRDHLDAAPVDAPYGDLNESSSGGYWFGVADEAGPELGEWLYEGSVESGLFAPQRRRKTRRSIERVRESSTAGGDEGVAGDGGGT; encoded by the coding sequence GTGAGCGACCCCGTCGAGGTCGCCGACTCGGTCGAGGGGGAGCCCCCCAGGCCGGACCCACCGGACGATCTCCTACGGTCGACGCCCGCGACGGCGTACCTGTGGGGACGCGTCGCCGCCGACGGCTCCGTCGCCGACGGGACCGTCACGATCCGCGCTGGCGACGCCGCCGCGGCCGACCGGATCGCGGCGCTGTTCGGGGGCGCCGACACCGACCTGACGAGCGAGGTGACCGAGCGCGAGTACGCCCACAACACGGACGTGACTCGCACGAGCGACGAGTACGTCGTCACGGCGAAAACCCCCGCAGCCGACCGCGCGGCCGCGGCGTTCGGACTCCCGACCGCCGGCGACGAGTCCGGCGGCTACCGCTTTTCGGCGCTCGACGACCATCGCCGGCAGCTCCTTCGTGGCCTCGTCGAGGGCTGCGGCACGGTGTGTTACAAGTCGGACGCGAACGCCGTCGGGATCTCGTTCGTCCACGACGACGAGGCGCTGCTTTCGACCGTCCGCGACCATCTCGACGCCGCGCCCGTCGACGCCCCCTACGGCGACCTGAACGAGTCCTCGTCGGGCGGCTACTGGTTCGGCGTCGCCGACGAGGCCGGCCCCGAACTCGGCGAGTGGCTGTACGAGGGCAGTGTGGAGTCTGGACTGTTCGCTCCCCAGCGCCGACGCAAGACCCGCAGGAGCATCGAGCGCGTCCGGGAGAGCTCCACCGCCGGTGGCGACGAGGGGGTCGCCGGCGACGGAGGGGGAACGTGA
- a CDS encoding ferredoxin, with the protein MTEHARYTVTVDRDACDGVFACLVRDSRFVEDDDGLAGFDPEAAASLERTDATVTATFADDRRGDAEQAAAACPLDAIAVRDAGDAEVEP; encoded by the coding sequence ATGACCGAGCACGCACGCTACACGGTCACGGTCGACCGCGACGCCTGCGACGGCGTGTTCGCGTGTCTCGTCCGCGACTCGCGGTTCGTCGAGGACGACGACGGCCTCGCGGGGTTCGACCCCGAGGCCGCGGCGTCGCTGGAGCGCACGGACGCGACGGTGACGGCGACGTTCGCGGACGACCGACGCGGGGACGCCGAGCAGGCGGCCGCCGCCTGTCCGCTGGACGCGATCGCCGTGCGCGACGCCGGCGACGCGGAGGTGGAGCCGTGA
- the ddh gene encoding D-2-hydroxyacid dehydrogenase — protein sequence MRLDTLGIDPSVSTLFPPEVLRDALSDLPVETVVLDEARSATDSLDGVVTFAYDERFLDTGWIHSVQAGVDRFPRDRLSEANVVLTNSTGIHGDAIGETVAGYVLAFARRLHDHVSNQRRANWSQPEWNEAWTVAGERACVVGLGSLGRGIVDRLTGLGLDVDGVRRTPTPEPGVDRVYTPSELETAVSDARFVVAAVPLTDETSGIIDRAVISAMREDAYLINVARGEVVEQESLVAAIESGDIAGAALDVFETEPLPESSPLWDMNEVIVSPHCGAFTHEYVDHVASIVRESVRRVRAGETPVNTVP from the coding sequence GTGCGACTCGATACACTCGGCATCGACCCGTCCGTTTCGACCCTATTCCCACCGGAGGTGCTTCGTGACGCCCTTTCGGATCTTCCCGTCGAGACAGTCGTTCTCGACGAGGCCCGCTCGGCGACCGACAGCCTCGACGGCGTCGTTACGTTCGCGTACGACGAGCGATTCCTCGATACGGGATGGATCCACTCCGTCCAGGCCGGCGTCGATAGGTTCCCGCGAGACCGGCTCTCGGAGGCGAACGTCGTTCTCACGAACAGCACCGGGATCCACGGCGACGCGATCGGCGAAACCGTCGCCGGATACGTGCTCGCGTTCGCCCGCCGGCTCCACGACCACGTCTCGAACCAACGCCGGGCGAACTGGTCACAACCCGAGTGGAACGAGGCGTGGACGGTCGCGGGCGAGCGCGCTTGTGTCGTCGGACTCGGGAGTCTCGGGCGCGGGATCGTCGATCGTCTGACCGGACTCGGACTCGACGTTGACGGCGTTCGACGGACACCCACCCCCGAACCGGGCGTCGACCGCGTGTATACGCCCTCGGAACTCGAAACCGCGGTATCGGACGCACGGTTCGTTGTGGCGGCGGTCCCGTTGACCGACGAGACGAGCGGGATTATCGACCGCGCCGTCATCTCCGCGATGCGCGAGGACGCCTACCTGATCAACGTCGCTCGCGGCGAAGTCGTCGAACAGGAGTCGCTCGTGGCGGCCATCGAAAGCGGGGACATCGCCGGCGCGGCCCTAGACGTGTTCGAAACGGAACCGCTGCCCGAATCCTCGCCGCTCTGGGACATGAACGAGGTGATCGTTTCGCCTCACTGCGGAGCGTTCACCCACGAGTACGTTGACCATGTCGCCTCGATCGTCCGCGAAAGCGTCCGCCGTGTCCGAGCCGGCGAGACGCCGGTGAACACAGTTCCCTAA
- a CDS encoding (2Fe-2S) ferredoxin domain-containing protein has translation MRDRTDDVYENGFTDHVLVCTNARDSEYAACAEAHGDAVLEAVKGWLRDRGVFWSRVHVAETSCLGLCSADGTAVAVHPRGRWFSDVVPADVPDLLATVFGPDASDLGRSPDITEVTPR, from the coding sequence ATGCGCGATCGCACCGACGACGTGTACGAGAACGGCTTCACTGACCACGTGCTCGTCTGCACGAACGCCCGCGACTCCGAGTACGCCGCCTGCGCGGAGGCACACGGCGACGCGGTCCTCGAGGCCGTGAAGGGGTGGCTGCGCGACCGCGGGGTGTTCTGGTCGCGGGTTCACGTCGCGGAGACGAGCTGTCTGGGCCTGTGTAGCGCCGACGGAACCGCCGTCGCGGTCCACCCGCGCGGCCGGTGGTTCTCCGATGTGGTGCCAGCGGACGTGCCGGACCTCCTCGCGACCGTGTTCGGTCCGGACGCGTCTGACCTCGGCCGATCGCCCGACATCACGGAGGTGACACCGCGGTAA
- a CDS encoding cobalt-factor II C(20)-methyltransferase: MTLYGIGLGPGAADLITLRGRRILRSVDTVYTPGRLSRSVAVEHVAESTLGDLDFPMTRDEDELRRAWREAAAEVAPDARDGDAAFVTLGDPNVYSTFGHLRRTLDAFHPDVAVETVPGVSATTAFTSALGVEVEAGAGLALHEAAGGRSPTGPDRMVLFKVTDAPATHEGLVDAGYEVTYGRRLFMEQGDTVVTDDPEEIADRDYYTLAYARRPDAGEEPATAAFTDGVSDARRESDARGDTESPEAVDG; this comes from the coding sequence GTGACCCTCTACGGAATCGGGCTCGGGCCGGGCGCGGCCGACCTGATCACACTGCGCGGCCGACGAATCTTGCGCTCGGTCGACACCGTCTACACGCCGGGGCGGCTGTCGCGGTCGGTTGCCGTCGAGCACGTCGCCGAGTCGACGCTCGGCGACCTCGATTTCCCGATGACGCGCGACGAGGACGAACTCCGGCGGGCGTGGCGCGAGGCGGCCGCGGAGGTCGCCCCCGACGCCCGCGACGGCGACGCCGCGTTCGTGACGCTGGGCGATCCGAACGTCTACTCGACGTTCGGTCACCTCCGGCGGACGCTCGACGCGTTTCACCCCGACGTGGCCGTCGAGACCGTCCCCGGCGTCTCGGCGACGACGGCGTTCACCTCGGCGCTCGGCGTCGAAGTCGAGGCCGGCGCGGGGCTCGCCTTGCACGAGGCGGCCGGCGGCCGTTCCCCGACCGGTCCCGATCGGATGGTGCTGTTCAAGGTGACCGACGCGCCGGCGACCCACGAGGGGCTCGTCGACGCCGGCTACGAGGTGACGTACGGCCGGCGGCTGTTCATGGAGCAGGGCGACACCGTCGTCACTGACGACCCCGAGGAGATCGCCGACCGCGACTACTACACCCTCGCGTACGCCCGCCGACCGGACGCCGGCGAGGAGCCGGCGACCGCGGCGTTCACCGATGGCGTGAGCGACGCGAGGCGGGAGAGCGACGCGCGGGGCGACACCGAGTCCCCGGAGGCGGTCGACGGATGA
- the cobJ gene encoding precorrin-3B C(17)-methyltransferase, with amino-acid sequence MSDDTDTKCGGSTDGERDTTDDASACGAATDGGTATDTDGSGTTASDSACGASSSSGSKGSGCGGSSSATEEKVEARVDDFDADPGRLVAVGLGPGHADGMTARAKSTLADAEHIVGYTTYIDLIPDEITEQADELYDTPMCGEVSRTEEAIDRALAGNDVAIVGSGDPNVYALAGLTLEILESKGATASMVDFEVVPGVPAAQSCGARLGAPLVNDSVSVSLSDHLTPMAEIESRLHAVAGEGFTISIYNPWSRKRRENWETACGILREHRPDDTPVGIVHGAGRDDEAVEITTLGELESYGETDLVDMTTTVVVGNEDTYVWDGRMVTPRGYESKYDY; translated from the coding sequence ATGAGCGACGACACCGACACCAAATGCGGCGGATCGACGGACGGCGAACGGGACACCACGGACGACGCGAGCGCGTGCGGCGCCGCGACCGACGGCGGGACGGCGACCGACACCGACGGCTCGGGCACCACCGCATCCGACTCGGCCTGCGGCGCGTCGAGTTCCTCCGGATCGAAGGGATCCGGGTGCGGCGGCTCCTCGTCGGCGACCGAGGAGAAGGTCGAGGCCCGCGTCGACGACTTCGACGCCGACCCCGGCCGACTGGTCGCGGTCGGGCTCGGTCCGGGCCACGCCGACGGCATGACGGCTCGGGCGAAATCCACCCTCGCGGACGCCGAACACATCGTCGGCTACACCACCTACATCGACCTGATCCCCGACGAGATCACCGAGCAGGCGGACGAGCTGTACGACACACCGATGTGCGGGGAAGTCTCCCGCACGGAGGAGGCGATCGATCGGGCGCTCGCGGGCAACGACGTGGCGATCGTCGGCTCCGGAGACCCGAACGTGTACGCGCTGGCGGGGCTGACCCTGGAGATCCTCGAATCCAAGGGTGCGACCGCCTCGATGGTCGACTTCGAGGTGGTCCCCGGGGTGCCGGCGGCGCAGTCCTGTGGCGCGCGGCTCGGAGCGCCGCTGGTAAACGACTCCGTGTCGGTCTCGCTGTCGGACCACCTCACGCCGATGGCGGAGATCGAATCGCGGCTGCACGCCGTCGCCGGCGAAGGGTTCACGATCTCCATCTACAACCCCTGGAGCCGCAAGCGCCGCGAGAACTGGGAGACCGCCTGCGGGATCCTCCGCGAGCACCGCCCGGACGACACCCCCGTCGGGATCGTCCACGGCGCGGGTCGCGACGACGAGGCCGTCGAGATCACCACCCTCGGCGAGCTGGAGTCGTACGGCGAGACGGACCTCGTAGACATGACGACGACCGTCGTCGTCGGCAACGAGGACACGTACGTGTGGGACGGCCGGATGGTCACCCCCCGCGGGTACGAGAGCAAGTACGACTACTGA
- the cbiT gene encoding precorrin-6Y C5,15-methyltransferase (decarboxylating) subunit CbiT: protein MPATRLPHDAKAGPTKPEVRAVTVSKLGLTETDHFVEVGSCTGAVTVEAARRAGRVTALERSPEKLDVTRKNLAANGLADANIELVAAEAPEGLPADADALFVGGSRNFKAVLDHAVETGVARVVMNVSRLETAGRAVEAFRERDLLDEVVQLQASYGYELAGATSFESENPVYVITGGAGDASADRGGVGA from the coding sequence ATACCGGCAACGCGGCTCCCGCACGACGCGAAGGCGGGGCCGACGAAGCCCGAGGTGCGAGCCGTGACAGTATCGAAACTCGGGCTCACCGAGACGGATCACTTCGTCGAGGTCGGCTCGTGTACCGGCGCCGTGACCGTCGAGGCGGCCCGCCGCGCCGGGCGGGTCACGGCGCTGGAGCGGTCGCCCGAGAAGCTCGACGTGACGCGGAAAAACCTGGCAGCCAACGGGCTGGCGGACGCGAATATCGAGCTCGTCGCGGCCGAGGCGCCCGAGGGACTCCCGGCCGACGCCGACGCGCTGTTCGTCGGCGGCTCCCGGAACTTCAAGGCCGTCCTCGATCACGCCGTCGAGACCGGCGTCGCGCGGGTCGTGATGAACGTCTCCCGGCTGGAGACTGCCGGCCGAGCCGTCGAAGCGTTCCGCGAGCGCGACCTCCTCGATGAGGTCGTCCAACTGCAGGCGAGCTACGGCTACGAGCTGGCCGGCGCGACGAGCTTCGAGTCGGAGAACCCGGTGTACGTGATCACGGGCGGCGCCGGCGACGCGTCGGCGGACCGCGGCGGGGTGGGTGCGTGA
- a CDS encoding cupin domain-containing protein: MTATDFDAERGYDDDQFSAVEVFRSDRMKVVCGYFQPGQFIPVHAPSSDVAIHVRSGTGTVRDGETEHHVEAGDVVVVEADTDRGVKADDDSSLEAMLVTAPPPTHAEHEPVREGLQRDRFDPHTRES, translated from the coding sequence ATGACCGCGACCGACTTCGACGCTGAAAGAGGCTACGACGACGACCAATTTTCCGCCGTCGAAGTGTTCCGCAGCGATCGGATGAAGGTCGTGTGCGGATACTTCCAGCCGGGTCAGTTCATTCCCGTCCACGCTCCCTCAAGCGACGTTGCTATCCACGTCCGGTCCGGAACCGGTACCGTCCGCGACGGGGAGACGGAACACCACGTCGAGGCCGGCGATGTCGTCGTCGTCGAGGCCGATACCGATCGGGGCGTCAAGGCTGACGACGATTCGAGCCTGGAGGCGATGCTCGTTACCGCGCCCCCGCCGACCCACGCCGAACACGAACCGGTTCGGGAGGGGCTACAGCGCGACCGATTCGACCCACACACACGAGAGTCATGA
- a CDS encoding cobalt-precorrin-4/precorrin-4 C(11)-methyltransferase, translating into MSDAVPDPATEVLEDREGIPFVGAGPGDPGLLTVRGRALLADADLVVHAGSLVNSELLDAFCDHAEQVNSIGKDLEELIPLMRDAYEAGRTVVRLHSGDPAIYGAALEQMDALEAEGVPTYFVSGVTSAFAASATLGTQLTLNEVANHVAFTRPQGKTLSPEEDHISEFVGMGDVTTCVYLGTHAVRETMDRLLDDGVDPDTPVAVVYHASWPDEDVIRGTVADIADAVEEAGYRASALVVIGEAVTGGGYERSYLYGDWASGGDRGEGGDGSDGTDGGAGDGNDEDATDAADSDAITEGSTQ; encoded by the coding sequence ATGAGCGACGCCGTCCCCGACCCGGCGACGGAGGTTCTAGAGGACCGCGAGGGGATCCCCTTCGTCGGCGCCGGCCCGGGAGACCCGGGACTGCTGACGGTGCGCGGGCGGGCGCTGCTGGCGGACGCCGACCTCGTCGTCCACGCGGGTTCGCTGGTCAACAGCGAGCTGCTGGACGCCTTCTGCGACCACGCCGAGCAGGTGAACTCGATCGGGAAGGACCTCGAGGAACTGATCCCGCTGATGCGGGACGCCTACGAGGCGGGCCGCACGGTCGTGCGCCTCCACTCGGGCGACCCCGCGATCTACGGCGCGGCGCTGGAGCAGATGGACGCTTTGGAGGCGGAGGGAGTCCCGACCTACTTCGTCTCGGGCGTCACCTCGGCGTTCGCCGCGAGCGCGACGCTGGGCACCCAGCTCACCCTCAACGAGGTGGCCAACCACGTCGCATTCACCCGGCCGCAGGGGAAGACGCTGAGCCCCGAGGAGGACCACATCTCGGAGTTCGTCGGGATGGGCGACGTGACCACCTGCGTCTACCTGGGCACCCACGCGGTCCGCGAGACGATGGACCGTCTGCTGGATGACGGCGTCGACCCCGACACCCCGGTCGCGGTCGTCTACCACGCCTCCTGGCCCGACGAGGACGTGATCCGGGGGACGGTGGCCGACATCGCCGACGCCGTCGAGGAGGCGGGCTACCGCGCCTCCGCGCTCGTGGTGATCGGCGAGGCGGTCACGGGCGGGGGGTACGAGCGGTCCTACCTCTACGGCGACTGGGCGAGCGGTGGCGACAGGGGTGAAGGGGGCGACGGGAGCGACGGAACCGACGGAGGCGCCGGAGACGGGAACGACGAGGACGCCACCGATGCCGCCGACAGCGACGCGATCACGGAGGGATCCACGCAATGA
- a CDS encoding precorrin-3B C(17)-methyltransferase: MNGGSSPNTSLPESRAAAGGDPAGEAPAAYGTLYVVGIGPGLPGEMTDRARRVIEDADCVIASNLYQAFLRDDGTLPPEEEQADSDQELVRSSMGKQVELAREAFERVRDGEDVAHVSGGDPNVYGKSDLLFTMAEAEEATDIPVEIVPGVTAGLSLAATLGAPLSNDFCTVSLSDKWRGWAEIEEKLRAAAIAEFVVVLYNCWRDYERAIAVLREERHDDVPVAIVNDAGRGDAGRNVDGETYTLTTLGEATEHDEEVGGMGTSILVGTHETEVWSNDYREYLVTPRGGRDVDDF; this comes from the coding sequence ATGAACGGCGGGTCTTCCCCGAATACGTCGCTCCCCGAGTCACGCGCGGCCGCCGGCGGCGACCCCGCCGGCGAGGCGCCCGCGGCGTACGGCACGCTGTACGTCGTCGGCATCGGCCCGGGGCTCCCCGGCGAAATGACCGACCGAGCCCGACGGGTGATCGAGGATGCCGACTGCGTGATCGCCTCGAACCTGTATCAGGCGTTCCTCCGAGATGACGGCACCCTCCCGCCGGAGGAAGAGCAGGCAGACAGTGATCAGGAACTCGTACGCTCGTCGATGGGCAAGCAGGTCGAACTCGCGCGAGAGGCGTTCGAGCGCGTCCGCGACGGCGAGGACGTGGCGCACGTCTCGGGTGGCGACCCGAACGTGTACGGGAAGTCCGACCTGCTGTTCACGATGGCGGAGGCGGAGGAGGCGACGGACATACCCGTCGAGATCGTCCCGGGCGTCACCGCGGGGTTGAGCCTCGCGGCGACGCTGGGGGCGCCGCTGTCGAACGACTTCTGCACCGTCTCGCTGTCGGACAAGTGGCGCGGCTGGGCGGAGATCGAGGAGAAGCTTCGGGCGGCGGCGATCGCCGAGTTCGTCGTCGTCCTGTACAACTGCTGGCGCGACTACGAGCGCGCGATCGCGGTGCTCCGCGAGGAGCGCCACGACGACGTGCCCGTCGCCATCGTCAACGACGCCGGCCGGGGCGACGCCGGCCGCAACGTCGACGGCGAGACGTACACCCTGACGACGCTCGGGGAGGCGACCGAGCACGACGAGGAGGTCGGCGGGATGGGCACCTCCATCCTCGTCGGCACCCACGAGACCGAGGTCTGGAGCAACGACTACCGCGAGTACCTCGTCACGCCCCGCGGGGGGCGCGACGTGGACGACTTCTGA
- a CDS encoding cupin domain-containing protein: MDIEGQPHANVFPDSEPKTIRLRLSEGDEVAPHSHPGRDIVFYLVEGTVELQLDDDRHEVTAGDIARFEGEREISPRALEDSTALIVLSPRSED, from the coding sequence ATGGACATCGAAGGACAGCCCCACGCGAACGTCTTTCCCGATTCGGAGCCGAAGACGATCCGACTCCGACTCTCCGAAGGCGACGAAGTCGCGCCGCATTCACACCCCGGCCGCGACATCGTCTTCTACCTCGTCGAGGGGACGGTCGAACTCCAGCTCGACGACGATCGACACGAGGTGACCGCCGGCGACATCGCCCGGTTCGAGGGCGAGCGCGAGATATCGCCGCGCGCGCTCGAGGACAGCACTGCGCTGATAGTCCTTTCACCCCGATCCGAGGACTGA
- a CDS encoding molybdopterin-dependent oxidoreductase, with protein MGPRLRDRLMDALESHPVPDTVDPSGWRLHVTGAVSQPLRLALEDLRALPCGDFSDDFTCVEGWRARDLSWHGVSVGSVLARAKPTQHATDVLVRAMDGDYASSFPLDRARSALIAIELEGEAVPLEHGGPARLVPTGGDADCWESVKWVSEIEVLTANPTDRDTAETIALNRGSTPTE; from the coding sequence GTGGGACCACGACTCCGCGACCGACTGATGGACGCCCTCGAATCCCACCCCGTACCGGATACGGTCGATCCGAGCGGGTGGCGGCTCCACGTCACGGGCGCGGTCTCACAACCGCTGCGACTCGCTCTCGAGGACCTGCGCGCGCTCCCTTGCGGGGACTTCTCCGACGATTTCACCTGCGTCGAGGGGTGGCGAGCCCGTGACCTCTCGTGGCACGGGGTCAGCGTCGGGTCCGTCCTGGCACGTGCGAAGCCGACACAACACGCCACAGATGTCCTCGTTCGGGCGATGGATGGCGACTACGCGAGCTCGTTCCCGCTCGACCGCGCACGCAGTGCACTGATCGCGATCGAACTCGAAGGCGAAGCGGTCCCCCTCGAACACGGCGGGCCTGCCCGCCTCGTTCCGACCGGAGGCGATGCAGACTGCTGGGAGAGCGTCAAGTGGGTCTCGGAGATCGAGGTCCTGACGGCGAACCCGACCGACCGCGACACCGCCGAGACGATCGCGTTGAACCGCGGTTCGACACCGACCGAGTAA
- the cbiG gene encoding cobalt-precorrin 5A hydrolase: MSTDDDTAETTEPTDASTGDAAAATDTDAEGSGSDADSGSDSGGGHCSTPDSDGEVAETLGIVTFERKRETAEEIKEGLADRYERIDLLEYHGDVFAEHWGEYDVFCGLMASGIAMRKTAPLLDDKWDDPAVVVVDEELTWAIPLTGGHHGANQVADDLASLGAVPAMTTASEAAGKQGVEERAKALDAHVVNGDSTVATNLAVLDDDLGPVARLDGPRAVLVGDDVTVLKRNSDPEDGVVLGTGSVSGADAEQFEAAWERALDEADADWGDVEFVATGTRKEEEPGLLEAAENRDLGVVSFEKEALEAFEGPTPSRSKELIGWPGISEASAIAAGRDHELVVEKLSHEDSVTVAVGR, from the coding sequence ATGAGCACGGACGACGACACGGCGGAGACGACAGAACCGACGGATGCATCGACCGGCGACGCCGCTGCCGCGACCGACACGGACGCGGAGGGTTCCGGATCGGACGCCGACTCCGGCTCCGACTCGGGCGGCGGCCACTGCTCGACACCCGACTCCGACGGCGAGGTCGCCGAGACGCTCGGGATCGTCACGTTCGAGCGAAAGCGCGAGACCGCAGAGGAGATCAAGGAGGGCCTGGCCGACCGCTACGAACGCATCGACCTGCTGGAGTACCACGGCGACGTGTTCGCCGAGCACTGGGGCGAGTACGACGTGTTCTGCGGGCTGATGGCCAGCGGCATAGCCATGCGCAAGACCGCCCCCCTGCTCGACGACAAGTGGGACGACCCCGCGGTCGTCGTCGTCGACGAGGAGCTCACGTGGGCGATCCCCCTGACCGGGGGCCACCACGGCGCCAACCAGGTCGCCGACGACCTCGCGTCGCTGGGGGCGGTTCCGGCGATGACGACGGCCAGCGAGGCGGCGGGAAAGCAGGGCGTCGAGGAGCGCGCGAAGGCGCTGGACGCCCACGTCGTCAACGGCGACTCGACGGTCGCGACGAACCTCGCCGTCCTCGACGACGACCTCGGCCCCGTCGCCAGGCTCGACGGCCCACGGGCGGTCCTCGTCGGCGACGACGTGACCGTGCTGAAGCGCAACAGCGACCCCGAGGACGGCGTCGTCCTCGGGACCGGCTCCGTCTCGGGGGCCGACGCCGAGCAGTTCGAGGCTGCCTGGGAGCGAGCCCTCGACGAGGCCGACGCCGACTGGGGCGACGTGGAGTTCGTCGCCACGGGCACCCGCAAAGAGGAGGAGCCGGGATTGCTGGAGGCGGCCGAGAACCGCGACCTCGGGGTCGTGAGCTTCGAGAAGGAGGCGCTGGAGGCGTTCGAGGGCCCGACGCCGTCGCGCTCGAAGGAGCTGATCGGCTGGCCGGGGATCTCCGAGGCATCGGCCATTGCAGCCGGCCGCGACCACGAGCTCGTCGTCGAGAAGCTCAGTCACGAGGACAGCGTAACCGTGGCGGTGGGGCGATGA
- a CDS encoding CbtB domain-containing protein, with protein sequence MSTTDTVHDRWELARTELTAPQTASAVLTVAALGFALLFVQDPMVHDAMHNFRHAAGITCH encoded by the coding sequence ATGTCCACAACCGATACCGTACACGACCGGTGGGAACTCGCCAGAACGGAGCTCACAGCCCCGCAGACCGCTTCAGCGGTGTTGACCGTCGCCGCACTCGGGTTCGCGCTGCTGTTCGTGCAGGATCCGATGGTCCACGACGCGATGCACAACTTCCGGCACGCGGCGGGCATCACCTGTCACTGA
- a CDS encoding CbtA family protein: MFVEYLTRGVKAGLVAGAVFGVLLALVANPIVGFADELGHDGEAHAHEDGSHGHEETTAAHDAGLSVNGGVSVLSGALWGVLLGAVGFGVAFYFLEPIVPGTGAVRSYVFAAAGFLTASGAPWLVLPPAPPGTDHALDAQTRMILYGVMMAAGAAAAIAGMVLYDRLREDRGRAVAVAVGLLPVGALPVLAAAVPADRTTVALPSELAAGLVGLVVFGQALMWLVLATVHARLHGAEAGDTAAATDSQSGHAVGGD, from the coding sequence ATGTTCGTCGAGTACCTGACGAGGGGAGTGAAGGCCGGGCTCGTCGCCGGTGCGGTCTTCGGCGTGCTGCTGGCGCTCGTCGCGAACCCGATCGTCGGCTTCGCCGACGAACTCGGCCACGACGGCGAGGCTCACGCCCACGAGGACGGGAGTCACGGTCACGAGGAGACGACCGCGGCCCACGACGCCGGACTCTCGGTCAACGGGGGTGTCAGCGTGTTATCGGGCGCACTGTGGGGCGTGCTGCTCGGCGCCGTCGGGTTCGGCGTCGCGTTCTACTTCCTGGAGCCGATCGTCCCCGGCACCGGAGCCGTCCGGAGCTACGTCTTCGCGGCCGCCGGGTTCCTCACGGCCTCGGGCGCGCCCTGGCTCGTCCTGCCGCCGGCGCCGCCGGGGACCGACCACGCGCTGGACGCCCAAACTAGAATGATCCTCTACGGGGTCATGATGGCCGCCGGCGCGGCTGCGGCGATTGCCGGGATGGTGCTGTACGACCGACTCCGGGAAGACCGTGGACGGGCGGTCGCCGTCGCGGTCGGACTGCTCCCCGTGGGGGCGCTGCCGGTGCTCGCCGCCGCAGTTCCGGCGGATCGGACGACTGTCGCGCTGCCGTCGGAGCTCGCCGCCGGCCTCGTCGGCCTGGTCGTCTTCGGACAGGCGCTCATGTGGCTCGTCCTCGCCACCGTCCACGCCCGGTTGCACGGCGCGGAGGCGGGTGACACCGCGGCGGCGACCGACTCGCAGTCGGGCCACGCAGTCGGGGGCGACTGA